DNA sequence from the Gemmatimonadota bacterium genome:
TCGCCCTGGGCGCCTTCCTGGTGGTGGGCTTCCTGGTGCACAACACCACCGAGGGGCTGGCCATCGTGGCGCCGCTGGCGCGCGAGAGCATCTCGATCGCGCCCCTGGTGGCGCTCGGCCTGCTGGCCGGCGTCCCGACCATCCTGGGCGCCTGGATCGGCGGGTTTTCGAGCTCTCCCATAGCCGTCACGCTGTTCCTGGCGATCGGCGCCGGCGCCGTGGCGCAGGTGGTGATAGAGCTGGCGCGCTTCTTCGGTCGGCGCGCCGAGAGCGGCCTGACCGCGCCGCTCAACGCCGCCGGCCTGCTGCTGGGCCTCGCGGTCATGTACCTGACCGGCCTGCTGGTGACCGGGTGAACGGGCGCCTCCGTGCCCTCGCGTTGCTGGTGGCTCTGGCGGCGTTGGCCTCTTCCTGCGACGGGCTGATCACCGCGCCCCCGGAGGACGCGGACATCCTGGACTCCCCGCTGCCGGGCCTCACCGCCGAGGAGATGGCGGCGTTCGCGCGCGGCGACGCCGAGTTCGGCCGGCGCTTCGCTCCGTCCAGTGGGCTCGGTCCGATCTTCAACAACGTGGCGTGCGCCGAGTGCCACAGCGGCGACGGGCGCGGGCGACCGGACAACATCCTCACGCGCTTCTCGGTCGACGGGGAGCTCGCGCCGGAGCTGGGCGGGCCGCAGATCCAGGACAAGGCCATCCCGGGCGCGGTCCCCGAGACGCTGCCGCCGGGCGCGCAGGTGTCGCTGCGCCTGCCGCCGCCGGTGTTCGGCGTGGGGCTCATCGAGGCCATTCCCGCCGCGGCGATCCTTGCCAACGCAGACCCCGATGACGCCGACGGCGACGGCGTCTCGGGCCGGCCGAACATGGTCACGCCGCCGGAGTTCGTGCCGGCGAGCGAGCCCGGCGGCGGTCCGGGCCCCGTGCTGGGCCGCTTCAGCCGCAAGGCGCAAGTCTCGACCCTGCTCGAGCAGACCAGCGCGGCCTACCACCAGGACATGGGCATCACCTCCGACTTCATCCCGGAGGAGAACACCAATCCGCTGGCTGGGCCCGGCCCGCGCGCGGCCGACGAGGTGCCCGACCCCGAGATCCCGGCGTCCACCGTGAACGCCGTCATCGACTACATCCGCATGCTGGCGCCGCCCGCGGCGGGCGCGTCGACCGAGCGGCGCCGGCGCGGCCAGGCGCTGTTCGCGCAGGTGGGCTGCGCGTCCTGCCACGTGCCGGAGCTGCGCACCGGCGCGAGCCCCATCGCGGCAATCGCGGACCGGCCGGTGCCGCTCTACTCGGACCTGCTGCTGCACGACATGGGCGATGAGCTGGCCGACGGCCGGCCCGACGGGGACGCGAACGGCCGCGAGTGGCGCACCGCGCCGCTGTGGGGGCTGCGCGTGATGCGCGATTTCCTGGCGGGCGACGCGTTCCTGCTGCACGACGGACGCGCCCGCTCGGTCGACGAGGCGATCGGCTTCCACGGCGGCGAGGGCGCGGCGGCCCGCGCGGCCTACGGGTCGCTGTCGGACGAGGACCGCGCGGCGCTGCTCGACTTCGTGAAGAGCCGCTGATGGGGGCCTTCGACGCGGCCGCGCCGGCCACGACCACGCGTCGCGACTTCATCGCGCGCTCCTGCGCCGCCGGCCTGGCGCTCGGAATGGGCGCGTGCGGCGGCGTCACCGCGTTGCCGGTTACCCCGCGCGACGGGCTGGTCCGGCTGGACCTGCGCGACCACCCGGGACTCCGCGTCGCCGGCGGCTGGCTCAAGCTCGCGCCCCAAGGGCTGCCGCACCCGGTCTACGTGCTGACCCTGGAGGACGGCACGCACGCGGCGCTGTCGCCCATCTGCACGCACCAGGGGTGCACCGTCGACATCGCCGGCGCCCAGCTCGTGTGCCCCTGCCACGGGTCCACCTACGAACGCACAGGCGCGGTGGTGCGCGGCCCCGCCGAGCGCGCGCTCACCCGCTACGAGACGCGCCGGGACGGCGACGCGCTGGAGATACGGATCTCATGAGCAACGCTCGATCGCTCGTCGCGCTGGCGGCGCTCGCCGCGGGCGCCGCTCTGCTCCCCGCCCCGCTGGGGGCGCAGGCCGCCGATTCCGCCGCCGACCGCCCGTTCGTGCGCGGCGGGATCTACGACAAGCCGTACCTGGGGTCGCTCGCCGGTCGCGCCGCGATCGGCGGCTACGCGGAGGCGCACGCCGTGTGGTTGCGCCAGGACGGCGCGACCGACGAAGCGGGCTTCGTCGCCAAACGCTTCAACCTCTTCACCGCCGCACAGATCAGCGACATCGTGCGCTTCGGCGCGGAGCTGGAGTTCGAGGAGGGCGGCGAGGAGATCAAGCTGGAGTTCGCCGCCATCGACCTGCTCCTCCATCCCGCGCTGGGCGTGCGGGCGGGCATGATCCTGTCGCCGCTGGGCCGCTTCAACCTCGCCCACGACAGCCCGCTCAACCCGTTCACGGACAGGCCGCTGGTGTCCACCGAGCTGCTGGCCGTCGCTCTGTCCGAGCCGGGGCTGGGCGTGTTCGGCGTGCTACCGGCCGGCGCCGGCCGCGTCAGCTACGAGCTGTACGGCGTGAACGGCTTCGACGAGGGTCTCATCGACGACGCCGAGGACGGCACGCGCCTGCCGCTGGGGCGCGGCAACTTCGAGGACAACAACTCCTCGGTGGCGTTCGTGGGACGGCTCGCGTACTCGCCGTCGGCCGCCGCGGAGGTGGGCGTGAGCGCGCACCACGGGGCCTACAACGTGTTCGACGATGAGGGCCTGGCGGTGGACGAGCGCCGCGACGTGTCGGTCCTGGTCGGCGACTTCGAGGTGAGGGCCTTCCGCTTCACGCTGGCCGCCGAAGCGGCGCTGGTGGATGTGGACGTGCCGCCCGGCCTGGAGGGCATCTTCGCGTCCGGCCAGAAGGGCGTCTTCGCGGACCTGGTGCGGCCGTTCGGGCGCGGCTGGATCCGGACGCTGCCGGGCGCCTACTTCGCGGGCGCGGCGCGCGTCGACGCGGTGGATTTCGACACCGATCGCGCCGGCGACGCGGCCTGGCGGCTGACCGCGGGGCTCAACTTCTACCCCACCGCCGAGACCGCGGTAAAGCTCGATTTCCTGCGCGGCCGCACGCGTGATCGGTTCGAGAATCCGGCCGATCAGGCGGGGATCCAGTTCTCGGTGGCGACGTATTTCTAGATCGAACGGACGCCGGACCCAGTCCACCACGTCGGGGTAACAGCGCGCCTGATTCGGTTGTCGGCGACGCGCCGCCGGCGTATTTTCAGCCTTGGAAGCGCGGCGCCGGCTCTCCCCGCCCAGGGAGTGACGTCACGCTGGTAGGGTGGACGCAAGGGGAAATAGATGGCCAAGAAACTGACGAAAAAGCAGATCGAGCACCTGGAGAAGAGACTTCTGCGGGAGCGCGAGCGCGCCATGCGCTCCCTGGGACAGTTCGACGAGCTCGCCAAGGAGTCGGCCGAGCAGGCGGACAGCGACCTGTACTCCTACTCCGACCACATCGCGGACCTGGGCACCGACGCCATGGAGCGCGAGAAGATGCTGCTCTTCGCGAGCAAGGAAGGGCGCTATCTCTACCGCCTCGAGGAGGCGCTGAGGCGGCTGTACAAGGAGCCGCAGAACTTCGGCAAGTGCCACAACTGCGGGAACCTGGTCGATTTCGAGCGACTGGACGCGCTGCCCCACGCGCGCTACTGCATCGACTGCAAGCGTGCCGAGGAGGCCGACGCCGCCTAGAACGCCGACGCCGCCCAGGACGCTCGCCGCCGCCGCCAACGCCGGCCGGCCGAACGTGCCCCCCGCAGCGTAAAACGCCCCCGTGCTTCGGGGGCGTTTTCGTTGGCCCGACGCACGCCCCTCGTTCGTGTCTGGCGCCGCCTCCTTGTGGGGCGCCATGCCGCTCTTTCGCACATCGCAACTCGTTCGAGATTTGAACGAGTTGCACATCGCCAAAGAGAGAGGGTACGCTCGGCGACCCCTTCTCCCCGGGGCGACCCCGCCCACCCGCCTCGGTTGGCGGACGCCGGCCCTAGGCCTTCAGCGCCCGCAGCATCCCCGGCAGCTGCACGATGAACGCGGAGCGCGCGAGCACCACGTCCGCGCCTGCGGCGCGCGCCGCCTGAATCCGGTCGGCGGCCACGTGCGGCGCGAACGCCACCACCTCGACGTCGGGGAAGCCTTGCTTGGCGGCGCCCACGGCCTCGGCGCCGTCGTGCGCGGCGCCCAGATCGACCAGCACCAGACGTCGACCCGGCGCGGGCGCGCCTTCCGCGGCGGCCGCCTCGGCCTCAGCCTCGGCCTCGAGCGCGTCCATCAGCGCGCGCTGGTTGCGCACCAACTGCACCGGCACTCCCGCCGCCGCGCCCGCGCCGCGAATCTTGGAGGCGAAAAGCAGATCGGGGCACAGCGCCAGCACCGACGGAGTCCCGAAACGCACCGTGCGTCCTTCTTTCTGCTCCAAATCGTTGTCCATCAACCAGTTGGCCCTTTCTGTCAATCAAGAATTACTATTGACTCGACCGTCGGTTCCCTCTAGGTTTCGCCACTGGTCGAAGGACGAACGAGCCTTACACGAGCATTAGGTCATGGGACCCGTAACGCAGCGCCACACGGACGACGTTCTGCGCGCAGCCCTGGACGCCAGCGGGCAGCGCTACACCGAGCAGCGGGCGGCGGTCTACCGCTTTCTGGCCGCGACGAAGTCGCATCCCACCGCGGACGACGTGTTCCTGGCCGTGCGCTCGGACATCCCCGACATATCGCTCGCGACCGTGTACAAGTCGCTGGAGACGCTGGTCGGCTGCGGGCTCGCAAGCAAGCTGACGTACGGCGACGGCTCGGCCCGTTACGACGGCCGTACCGACCCGCACCACCACGCCCGCTGCCTGCGCTGCGGCTCGGTCCGCGACATCCCCGGCGACCTGGCGCCGAACGCCGTGGCGCCGCTGGGACCCGTCGACGGGTTCCAGGTGCAGGGCTATCGCCTCGAGCTGGTCGGGGTCTGCAGCAAGTGCGGCGCCTGAGCTAGCTAAACCACAGCCAGTCGGTCGCAGTACCACTCCATCCACGCGTTCGAAACCCCCAGCACGCGCGCGCTGCCGACGATTCGTCTCACCTCGGCGCGGGTGATCTTGGTCTCGGCGTCGAACACC
Encoded proteins:
- a CDS encoding di-heme oxidoredictase family protein, with product MNGRLRALALLVALAALASSCDGLITAPPEDADILDSPLPGLTAEEMAAFARGDAEFGRRFAPSSGLGPIFNNVACAECHSGDGRGRPDNILTRFSVDGELAPELGGPQIQDKAIPGAVPETLPPGAQVSLRLPPPVFGVGLIEAIPAAAILANADPDDADGDGVSGRPNMVTPPEFVPASEPGGGPGPVLGRFSRKAQVSTLLEQTSAAYHQDMGITSDFIPEENTNPLAGPGPRAADEVPDPEIPASTVNAVIDYIRMLAPPAAGASTERRRRGQALFAQVGCASCHVPELRTGASPIAAIADRPVPLYSDLLLHDMGDELADGRPDGDANGREWRTAPLWGLRVMRDFLAGDAFLLHDGRARSVDEAIGFHGGEGAAARAAYGSLSDEDRAALLDFVKSR
- a CDS encoding Rieske 2Fe-2S domain-containing protein is translated as MGAFDAAAPATTTRRDFIARSCAAGLALGMGACGGVTALPVTPRDGLVRLDLRDHPGLRVAGGWLKLAPQGLPHPVYVLTLEDGTHAALSPICTHQGCTVDIAGAQLVCPCHGSTYERTGAVVRGPAERALTRYETRRDGDALEIRIS
- a CDS encoding TraR/DksA C4-type zinc finger protein, coding for MAKKLTKKQIEHLEKRLLRERERAMRSLGQFDELAKESAEQADSDLYSYSDHIADLGTDAMEREKMLLFASKEGRYLYRLEEALRRLYKEPQNFGKCHNCGNLVDFERLDALPHARYCIDCKRAEEADAA
- a CDS encoding transcriptional repressor, with amino-acid sequence MGPVTQRHTDDVLRAALDASGQRYTEQRAAVYRFLAATKSHPTADDVFLAVRSDIPDISLATVYKSLETLVGCGLASKLTYGDGSARYDGRTDPHHHARCLRCGSVRDIPGDLAPNAVAPLGPVDGFQVQGYRLELVGVCSKCGA